From Oryza sativa Japonica Group chromosome 4, ASM3414082v1, one genomic window encodes:
- the LOC4335574 gene encoding quinone-oxidoreductase QR1, chloroplastic: MAAGERPATMRAVQYSGYGGGAAALKFVEIPVPSVKKDEVLVKVEAASINQSDLMTQKGMMRPFHPKFPFIPVNNVSGEIVEVGSAVREFKVGDKVVSKLDFWTAGGLAEYVATSDKLTVARPAGISAADAAGVPVAGLTALQALKAIGTKFDGSGTSGGADVLITAASSGVGTYAVQLAKLGNHRVTATCGARNLGLVAGLGADEVLDYKTPEGAALSSPSGKKYDYIVNISNKNKWSVFKPRLSSHGRVVDVAPNFGNFVASVVTLFSRRKKLSLVSLKMSKEDLGLLLELMREGKLRTVVDSRHPFEKAADAWARSLSGHATGKVIVEM; the protein is encoded by the exons atggccgccggcgagagGCCGGCGACCATGCGCGCCGTCCAGTACAgtggctacggcggcggcgccgctgccctTAAG TTTGTGGAAATCCCTGTTCCTTCTGTGAAGAAGGACGAAGTTCTCGTAAAAGTAGAAGCTGCAAGCATCAATCAATCCGATTTGATGACTCAGAAAGGGATGATGCGCCCCTTTCACCCGAAATTTCCATTTATTCCAG TAAATAATGTGTCCGGAGAGATCGTTGAGGTTGGCTCTGCAGTACGCGAGTTCAAAGTTGGTGATAAAGTTGTCTCCAAACTAGACTTCTGG ACAGCAGGGGGCCTTGCTGAGTACGTGGCCACATCGGACAAGCTCACCGTCGCTCGCCCTGCCGGAATCTCCGCCGCTGACGCGGCGGGTGTGCCCGTCGCCGGCCTGACAGCGCTCCAGGCGCTCAAGGCCATCGGCACCAAGTTCGACGGCTCGGgcaccagcggcggcgccgacgttcTGATCACCGCGGCCTCCAGCGGCGTGGGCACGTACGCCGTCCAGCTCGCCAAGCTCGGCAACCACCGCGTCACCGCCACATGCGGCGCGCGCAACCTCGGCCTCGTCGCTGGcctcggcgccgacgaggtcctCGACTACAAGaccccggagggggccgcgctgTCGAGCCCCTCCGGCAAGAAGTACGACTACATCGTCAACATCAGTAACAAGAACAAGTGGTCGGTGTTCAAGCCGCGCCTGAGCAGCCATGGCAGGGTCGTCGACGTCGCCCCCAACTTCGGCAACTTCGTGGCGTCGGTGGTGACGCTGTTCTCCCGGAGGAAGAAGCTGTCGCTGGTGAGCCTGAAGATGAGCAAGGAGGACCTGGGGTTGCTGCTCGAGCTGATGCGGGAAGGGAAGCTCAGGACGGTGGTCGACTCGCGGCATCCGTTCGAGAAGGCGGCGGACGCATGGGCGAGGAGCCTCAGCGGCCATGCCACTGGAAAGGTCATCGTGGAGATGTGA
- the LOC9270598 gene encoding cytosolic sulfotransferase 8, with the protein MVSSPSLWRPPVPIKDAIEQDAITPFPKPEAPEEEEEESQGDCYRRLMSSLPVKVYGERRYLEYQATWWPESAVQAVIAIQRRFRPRPSDVLLASYPKSGTTWMKALVFAIMSRKVYPLRDHPLLRLNPHDCVVHLSGAYATGKEAVVEALPSPRIMAVHMPFSTLPASVVVDSSSGCKIVYVWRDPKDVLVSLWHYYRKLRPEEAHVSEFHDLYESFCQGDTVFGPWWDNVLGYFRASVEMPTRVLFLRYEDMLEDTASAVVAIANFVGCPFSAEEERAGVVDAIVKLCSFEELKNLDTNMSGSNGHLIKLPSSSYFRKGVAGDWVGHMTREMADRIDSIIQGKFQGSGLEIKRAST; encoded by the coding sequence ATGGTGAGCTCACCCTCGCTCTGGCGCCCTCCTGTTCCCATCAAAGACGCGATCGAGCAAGATGCCATCACCCCGTTCCCCAAGCCTGAGGctccagaggaggaggaggaggagtcacAAGGCGACTGCTACCGCCGCCTCATGTCATCCCTACCGGTGAAGGTCTACGGCGAGCGCCGTTACCTCGAGTACCAGGCGACGTGGTGGCCTGAGTCCGCCGTCCAAGCCGTGATCGCCATCCAACGCCGGTTCCGGCCGAGGCCATCGGATGTGCTCCTGGCCTCCTACCCCAAGTCGGGTACCACATGGATGAAAGCACTCGTGTTCGCGATCATGTCGCGCAAGGTTTACCCCCTGCGGGATCACCCGCTGCTGCGTCTCAACCCGCACGACTGCGTGGTGCACCTGTCTGGCGCCTACGCAACGGgcaaggaggcggtggtggaggcgctCCCTTCTCCGCGGATAATGGCCGTCCACATGCCATTCTCCACCCTCCCGgcctccgtcgtcgtcgactcCAGCTCTGGCTGCAAGATCGTCTACGTGTGGCGCGACCCCAAGGACGTGCTCGTCTCCCTGTGGCACTACTACCGCAAGCTACGCCCCGAGGAAGCCCATGTGTCCGAGTTCCACGACCTCTACGAGTCGTTCTGCCAGGGGGACACCGTGTTTGGCCCTTGGTGGGACAATGTTCTTGGCTACTTCAGGGCCAGTGTGGAGATGCCCACCAGAGTGCTCTTCTTGAGGTACGAGGACATGCTGGAGGATACTGccagcgccgtcgtcgccattgCCAACTTCGTGGGATGCCCATTCTCGGCAGAAGAGGAGAGAGCCGGGGTTGTCGATGCCATCGTCAAGCTTTGCAGCTTCGAGGAGCTCAAGAATCTGGACACCAATATGTCCGGGAGCAATGGGCATCTCATCAAGCTCCCAAGCTCCTCCTACTTCAGGAAAGGAGTCGCTGGAGACTGGGTGGGTCACATGACCCGGGAGATGGCCGACCGTATTGATTCAATTATTCAAGGCAAGTTCCAAGGTTCAGGTCTTGAGATTAAACGAGCCTCTACCTGA